In Cinclus cinclus chromosome 1, bCinCin1.1, whole genome shotgun sequence, the sequence ATTCCAAGAGCCAACCAAGTAATGTACCACAGTACTCAGCAGTTCAGAAGCTGTTTTGAGTAAAAATTATCAATTTCCATGTCCAGCAACTTGGTACACCTCAAAAGGATAAACGCAGCCTGGATTTActtgaaaagatgaaaatactCTGTGGCCTGGCTAAAATACAAAACATccaactgaaaaacagaagcattcattcaagacaaataaataaggaaaaaaaaaagttttacgAAGGAAGCTTTTACTTTGTTCATAGAATCATCATAAAAAGTATCTCCTTTAAATGGCAATAGTACACCAACTCACACACAAGGGTTTTCTACACTTCTGAAGTCCTATCTCCAGAGAATAAGCTTCCTGCAACAGTGATTTAAACCAAGTTCTGCACCAGATTTTAGACAGGATAAGCAAGCATGAAGGATGGTGTGTCTGAATTCTAAAAATCACAGCTtacctttctctttcttctttcctcatcATCtagatgcttttctttttccttctctgactttttcttcttttttttcttcttttctttatgtCGTTCTCGCTCATGATCTGATCTATCATCATAGTAACTAGAATCATGCCCTGACCCAGAGAGTTCAGTGACTTCACTGCCTCCAACTTTAAGAACCAGCTTTAATGGTTTTTCCAAAGGCTTGTCCCCAtaatctaaatttaaaaaataaaaaataaaaaataaataaatgcacagaGAGCTAATAGCACACAGCAATTACAGAATCAGTCTCAATTAGGTCAGAAAATACTGCTGAGATCGAGTCCAATCTATGACCAAACTCTACTGtgtcaaccagaccatggcactaagCGCCACATTCAGTCTTTTCCTAAGCACCTCTAGGGACAGCAACtccaccaccacctccctgggcagccgaTTCTAATACATAATCATCCTTTTTGTAAAGAAATTCCTTTCCCTAGTGAAgttcccctggtgcagcttgaggccatgTCCTCTCGTCCTGTCGCTGGTTGCCcgggagaagaggctgaccctGCCTGTCTACACCCTCCTTCCAGGCAGTTTTAGGGAGTGATGAGGTCTtccccgagcctccttttctccaggctaaacacccccacCTCCAAAGCTTCTTCTAGAAGTACTGTTTTAAAAGAATTCGCTGCAAAACAGAAGAATACTCAGCAcacctggaaagaaaaacaatagcTAAGACGAACAAATCCCAGCGAGCAATCAGCCGTTCTGCACACGTCCATACGTTGCCATGTTCCACAAACCTCCAAGACCTGAGAACCCGGCCCTTCGGCCTCCCCTGAGAACGTCGCAAGCTCCTTGCCGAGCAAGATGACATAAAGCAGCGCTCGGATCCCCTCAGAGGCAGCCGCGGGAAGCGCGGAGACGCTCGGGCTCGCACCCCAGGGCCCGCCCCGCGTTCCTcgggccgcccccgccgccggcAGCCCCGGCACCCGGAGCGGGGTCTCTGTCCTGGCCCCCACCCCGCCCGACCGCCGGGGGAAGGGGCGGGCGCGTCCCGGGTACGAGGCGGCTGCCCCCGGCTTCTTACCGTAGGCGGTGGCGGAGGTCGAGCGCCATTCTGCCTTCTCGGCTTTGTGCTTCTTGTGCTTCTTCCCCATGGCGGAGCCGCGGCCGGCCCCGCCGGAAGCTGTGGGGCGGGCGGACCCTCCTCTGCCGCCGCGGAGGAAGATCCGGGTGAGGGGCCGGCCCTGCCTCGCCCAGCGCGCCTTTTACAAACAGCGGCTGTCGCAGTGGGTGCGCGGTTCTCGCAATTCCCTCCGCTTCTCGCAATTCGCTCCGGCGTGTCGCTCCCGAGGCCGTGCCTGCCAGAGGTGATTCCCTGTCCCCGGCGCTGAGCCGGGAGCAGCGCTCCCGCCCGTACGCGCGACTGCGCTCGCGGCGCGTCCCGAGGCTGTGGCCGCCATCTCCTGAGGGAGGCAAGTGCCGATCCCCGTCCTGGTCCCGGTCACGTACCCGGTCTTGGCGGCGGGCGGTGTGCGCCTGCACGGGGCACCGGCGAAGGGCCGTCCGTGCCGTAGCGGTCGCTGGAAGTCGCCACTCTTTGGTATCGCTTTTCCCCTAGGAGCGAAAAAGATGGATGACGCTGCTGGAGATTTGAAGCAAGCGCTCCCAAACGTGTGTAACAGCGTTCAGATCCACGTGGAAGTTCACCAGAAGTCGAGCAGGTCTCTGATCAGAGCGTTGCTTGCTCCCACTTGTGCCTGGTTGCTCTTGGCCTTGTTCTACGTGCCTCCAAGGGCCCTCGGGatccagctctgccttctcTGTGTTCCCCCGACAGGAGTTTCCTCACCTCTCTTCCTAAGATTGAACAAATCTCCGGAATTAGGACTGAACAAATCTGAGAGATGAACACATTCCTCAGATTCGCTTTGTGGGTCATGTCATCCAGTCTCATAATCAAGTCGTTGGCCATGTTCTGGGTTTGCCCCAGTTTATCCTTGTCTCTTTTGTGTTGGTGCTCGCAGTAGTCCAGATGTGGTCTTACAAAACCAGTGGACGGAAACATTTGCTTTCCCTAACATCTGCCGTCTTGGTAGCGCACCCTCAAATAAGCTTGTCCTCATTTGTAGCAGGGGCATACTGCTGACTTATTGTCAACTTGTCCACCAGTACCTGCACGACCTTTTCTGCAAAACTGCATGTCATCCTGTTGGCCTCTGATCTGTTCTGTTATCTGGGCAGTAGATGGAGAGCTAAGATTTCATGTTTGCCTTTACTGAATGTCAAAATCTTTCAGTCAAACCATATGGCAAACCTGCAGATGTCCCTCTgaaccacagccctgccctccagAAAACTGACAGTTTGGAGTTATCCATAACTCCCTGCTTTGCTGTTATCCAAAAACTTGATGCTGTTACTTTCCATCCCACTGTCAAGGATGCAAAAACAGTGCTGGTCCCAAAATAGCACCACACTGCCTTTCCCCACCCAAGTTACTGACAGCTCCGCTTAGTCTTTGTACTAATCACAAGCCCTCTTTGTCCATTTATCCAGTTCTTATATTACCACTTCGGATATCTGGAGAATATGGGCGAGCATGTCCGAGGTGTTAGGAAAATCAAGGTGTAAAATATCCATTGCGCTATTTTTGCCAGACTTGACAGGCAATTGAGAATTTGCACCGATTACAGAAGATTGAAATTGCAAAATTAAGTTAAATCTTGAAATGGTTTTCCATTTCCTgtagttttaatttcttctggaaTTCTTATATTATGTCCTCATAATCCTGAGGTCTCAGCTGTCCTGAAAGTATAATGGAACTTGCAAGCTAAGCTTAGCAAATTCAGTCTGTGGCTTGGCTCTTAGTCTTTTTGGATTTCCTACTGAAACCCAGATTGCATAACTGCTTTCCATTCTTGAAGTCTTGCAACTGTCCCATTCAGCATCCCTTGATAGGACCTCAAACAGAGCAAACAGTATTATTTGGATTATGTCTTTTAATGCACACATTAAAAACAACTATCAAGCTTGTTGCTTTTGCAGACAGACTGAATCTGACTGGTTCTCTTTTCCTGTAGAATGTTGGAGGGGGGTTgagtgggtttgtttttttttttggtgttggtTGCTTAGGATTGGGGGTtctgttggttggttgggttttttggcaTGTGTGTGAAATGAAGGCTGTTTTTCATGAAGGCCTCGTATGAAATAATGTGTTCCGACACTAATTCAAATTTCCTCATAAATGTAAATGCTGTAAAGTGATAGTGTTTCTTTCTTGTTAGTGTGGCCAAGAAAGAAGATATTAGGATGAGTGTCTTAAAGCTGTTGAACAGACACAACATCGTGTTTGGTGATTACAAGTGGACAGAGTTCGACGATGCTTTCCTTAACAACAACGTGCAGTCTGTGTCAATTGTGGATACGGAGCTGAAACTGAGGGACAGACAGGTATGCCTGGTCAAGAATGTGCAGCTCTGTTTGTGTGCCCCTGAACTAGTTGTAGGTAGACTGGTGGTACCCTAAGGGCATAAACAAGACAGGGTCTATAGGATGATGTAGTATCTCTTCTTAGGCTGACTATTATAACTAAGGAAAAGtggctacattttttttttacctcttaGTAAGGTCTGAAACAGAGGTAGTAGGCTTCAGAGATAAATGCCAGCTGAAACCTGTAACTTTCTTTTGTTCAACTAGCTTTGAATGAGAAATATGACACATTCAAAATCTTTTTTATGTTCATTCTAGCCTATTGACCTGAGCATAAGCAGTCTttctcttcatatttttcatctgAATGAAGAAGGACCAACATCTGAAAACCTGGAAGAAGAGAGTGAGGATATCACTGCAGCTCACCACTGGATGCTACCAGCAGGTACCTGTATGACATTTCTGGAAGCTCTAGAGCAATAAGGAAAATATTGCAAAGGCTAAAAATGTTTATAGTTACCTGTTAAAGgtattatttgtatttattatttgtatatATAACAAATATGTTTGGACTTTGTTCTTTATGGAACAAATATGTTTCAACTTTTTCCTTTGTGGTTTTGGCTGAACTGCTGCAGGTGATtccaaaacacatttatttctgtgataCTTGTGGATGTGTGGAAATAACTGGTCTTGTGGTCTAAAACATACAGTCATAATCAGAAGCATGCAGGTTTTTAACACTGGTGGTTGCATTCCAGGTTTTATTTAACTTGAAGACCCACAGGAAACTCCTAactttaaatattcattttccaGAGCCCACTGCTGGCTTCCAGCCCCCAAGACAGTACTGCTCTTACACAGACAAATGAAACAGACAAAGTAAAGAGATTTAGTCTTTGTCttctggagaggaaaaataaggcCTTCCTCTGTGATAGAGCCAGACCTACCTGTTACTGTCTTGTGCTTGGGGAAGTTGGATTCTTTACCTGGAAGGAGAAGCACAGGTGTGAGCTTTAGCTCAGAGAGACAGTAATTTTGAAgcatttcctgctctttctttgTTGTGAAATGCATAACTATCCATTATATTTGTTTTCAGGAAGAATTAAGTCTAATACATTGATATTGCCAAAATTTTGCGGTTTGTAATTGTTCAgtcttttttggttttctctgcTGAAAGTTAGAAGCCAACAGCTAGGAATGATTAATACTCAAATGACAACTTTAGTTTTTTATGCATTATTCACTATATAGTTTTTTTTGGTCCTCTACATCttgatgtgaaaaaaaaagcatagttGAATGATAAAATTTGCCTTAGAACCCTCCTCCTACCACAAGTTTTCATTGCTCCCTTGGCAGAATGTAAGTTCATCCTCTACTGAGAATGGAAGgaacaatttttcatttcatgttaATAAATTAACATTAATTTCTTATCACAATTATTGGAGGAAATAGAAGCTTAGAAACTGCTGAATTTTTCTGTTAGAAAGTGGTGTTTGCATTTTgagaaaaacaatatttttattccccACAGATGCTTTACTTGCTTTCCTATATCTGTTCTTAATTCTTCATTTTAGTTGGGCataatttgaaaattgttttgtgCTGCAATGATGAGTTACAAGTTTCCAGACTGATTTATCCTAAACAGATATATAATATATTGCTTTTGCAGCTGAATTCCATGGCCTTTGGGAAAGTCTTATCTATGACACTGAAGTAAAATCAAATGTAAGTTGAAAATTAATAACAATTAAGATTGCTTGAGGAGAAGTAAGAGCTGAAATTAAGCCTGTTTGAAGTTTGCTGCCTCCTATGGAGGTATGGGTGCAAGCTGGGCAGAAGGGAATGGGAGTTTAACTTTGTTTCTGTCAGCAGCTACGTAGTTAATGGGCTTGGCAGTATTGTCTGCCAGCACTGTTACTGTTCATGTAAATACATATTCAATTATTTGACCAGAGCTGAGTGCCCTGCCACTCAAATGCTGGCAAGAGATTGGAAAGAAACAAACCCCTTCCATGGGGTATCTTCTAGCTTGAAGATCCTGTGCATTCATCAGAGGTTGTGATGATAATTGCCAGAGCTTGTAGAACAGTAATAATGTAATCTGAAATTTAGTAATTGTGGTGCAGATAAAACCCACAAATAGTTCAATTCAGCTTCTAACTGGAGTTCTTGTATATGAATAATTAATTCAGTAGGTTATTTGTAATACCATAGATACAATATTCTCACTTAAGTTCTTATAACCaaatatagaaaagaaaaacattccaGTGATTGTGCTTCTTAATTTATAATGTAAATATCAATTAATACATCCACATTTCTCTAATTTATGGAACAGCTTTCAAAGTCATCTATGAAATGACAGGACTATTTAATTAGACATGGTAGTTTACTGAATAACAGCAAGCTGATGATCACCGTTGAGTGAAAGTGTATATGGGTAGTAAGAAATAGTAGCTTTTAATGGCTGAAACTAAAACTACTTCTGTCAAATTGTGATAAATCTTCATTCTTTATTTAAACTGTGGAAATGCCTGAGCATGGTTGGGTTGTACAGGCTCTGAAATGGTTGCTGTGAATTTTCAAAATAGCACAGTGTTAatagaattttgaaaaatatgtggATTAAGTTCAGTTGTTTGTGCTGTTGTGTGATTACTCCATCTTGAGCATGAGGAATTGCAGGAGCACCATTGCACTGTCCTATAAGCACCTGGGCATCAAAAACTCGTTACAGGTAAGAGTAACAGAAGATAATGTGGTATCAAGTGCTATTATAGGTAAAAGTCATTATGGAGTCACAGCTGAAGTTCATACTCATTTTATTGAAAGAATTCTCTACTTCCTAATTCTAGATGGTTCTAAAATGTATCTGCAGTATTTTTAGAAGGAAATACATCAACTTCCCTTATTTGGAAGAATTAATTAATCTATAAATTCCTTGCAGTAGCTGATACAAATgcttcagtaaaaataaaataaatgtgacaGCAAATGCTTTGGTTGGTGGGCTGACTACAACAACCTGAACAAATGTATAGCTGTACAACATCTAAACAGGACCTAGAGTTCAAGTTTTTGACTCTCTATGCTTAGGCAGCTCATGTTTTATAGATGGACACTATGTGGgacaatgaaaaatgaaatccaTTTCCCTTCCTTGAAgcatttcatttattcatttaaaagGTCTGGAACTCCATTTGTGCCAAGCACATGCTGTTCTTATTCTTGAGGGcagcacagaaattaattcCCATCCTTGGCAGAAATAAATTTGCCTATGACTAAAAGACAtcagctcttttttttgttgctgttgttatgAGTACACAATAGACATCATTAGAGATTGATTCTACTTGTAGTTGTATTTGCTGTTATGTCTCTAATTTATGTCTTTCTGTTTGTCCTCTTCTTTTAGTTACTCGATTATGTGACGACaacattattattttctgaCAAAAATGTTGACAGCAACCTGATATCATGGAACAGAGTTGTTCTGCTGCATggtaaaaattatgttttaaaccAAAGATTCATTTGCCATCTGTTTATACTTTTCTTCTGGAAAGATTTGTACTGCAGTCCTGTGTAGTGAAATGAGGTGATACGAAAGCAGCACTTCAGTAGTACAAATTTGGATGAAATGTAAAGTCAGAGTCAAGTCAATGTTCACATGTACTGTGTTTTGCATGAATTTAAATTCTAATGTTTACAGTGCAGTGACAACtgtgtatttattaattttaatttttaagtgatATTGTTGCATTTTTACGTAATGAACAAATATAATGCAGATACTGAAGATATTAGGAGGCATGTATTAGTTAAACTTCTATCGCAGTGCTAAATATTTTGTTAGCTATAGCTTTATAAAAACTTTGGTGAAACTGGGAAAACAATCTATGTTGTGTTGTTGACACTGTTCTGTTTTCAACTCTTGCTGGTTTAGTTGGTGTTACTTCAGTGAAGCTGAAATCTTCAGTCAGTCCTGTCTTACTGTGGAGGTTATACCACAAATGAGATTAGCATCAACTGAGTCTGTTTTCTAGCAAAATGCATCTTGCATTGATTTTGTCATCAAGACTGatattcaaaaataaaaggtcATAGTGGAAATATTTGTTGATTGTACTTAAGTTACAACTGTCAATTTAGATGCTTCAGTATGTTTTTTTTGAAAGACTTTATTTCAGGCTCATAGTCCCGTTACTGTGCTTGTACTTGCCTCTTTGGAGGAAGTCTTTTCATGGCTCTTCTACCTCATGGCTCTTCCATGAGGTATTAAGTCAGATCCAGTCCCAGAGTGTAGTTCCCAAGATGATCTGGGCTGTCCCAAGGAAGAAATTTCTGGGAAAGTGGACAACTGATCAAACTGATCATGATAGGTTTCTATTTTCCATGTTAGAAGAGTGTGTTTCAGGATGATACAAGTTTGAGTATAGCACTGATTGTAGAGAATGCTGATGTACATTAGCCCTGCAGGGATGATACCCTTTGCTCCTGTGGCTCTTGAGTGTTTTAACTTTATGGTGTCTGCATACAAAATGTAACGCTAATTCTGCTAACAATTGAAAAGCGTATAAAATCAAACATTAGCTCTAGGATTGTAGTTAAGTAAGCAATTTTCTCAAAATACTCTGGTGTACACAATAATTATCTGTGGTGGTTTTATTCTACAATTAGTGCTGTAATGAAATAGAGTAGTTAAAAATCTGTTAGATGTCATTAACAATCTAATGCAGACTCTGTGCAATGTATGGATCTGATTTCAAACCAGGCCCTCCTGGAACTGGGAAAACTTCCCTCTGTAAAGCATTGGCTCAGAAGCTGACAATTCGACTGTCATACAGGtgatatttttttgaaaattttcactTGAGCTTACTATACTTAGTTGTTCTTTTTCACTAGTCCAAGTATATTTCATATCTGATTTCAAGTAACTTGTTCCTAGTGCTAATATGTCTTCCTTTTTGTAGTGCACCAGGCTAACAATAAAATTGATCTCCTAGACTGATTAGGATATTTTAAGGCCTCGTAAAATGTGTAATTATTTGTGCCCAAGTGTGTAAAAGACATTCCAGTGTCATTTTTGCTCACTTTGTACCTCAATGAATATTAAAGGGCAAAAGATTGAGGAGTATTTTGGTGTTTGTATCTTCATGTTTGACAGAGCCTGGTTTTGGTAGGTAGTgattttttaaactaatttctTTTGTACTTGGATTGTCTGAATGCCACAATCTGCAGAGGTCAGTTTGTATATCAGACAGGTAACAAGAAATAGCCTAAAAGTTCATAGCAACTTAACaaatctatattttaaaaataaatgatatATAAAATACAAGATGTAGCATAAATAATGTGTAATTATTGGCATGATCTGACTCTAGCCCAAACTGAATGTATGAAAATCATGGGCTGTATAATGTGTATTTGAGATACTTAGTCACTTCTTGCTATACTGAAGAAAATCTTACATGAAGAGAAGAATGACGCAATTACCATGGTAAGAGTTACTTACCCTGTTCTAATGAAGAAGTTCTAATCTCAATTTAATATACAGAATTCTAGTACATTTTCAGCAGCATGACAAGttccagcagcaaaaataataCCAATAAAACTTACTCTATTTTGGAAGGTAAGTAATTTAAAGTACtaattcacagaattccagggcCAGAGTGTCAGGAATGAGACTTACAGAAGTTAGTGAtagcactgatttttatttagaGTGGAGTTgatacttctttttctcttcataCTTTAGGTATAGGTATGGACAGTTAATTGAGATAAACAGCCATAGCCTTTTCTCTAAATGGTTTTCTGAGGTATGTATTGTTGCACctaataaaataaactttgcATTTTAGAAATTACACTGTAATTCTGTTGAGCTTGTTTCCTAAGTATGGGCTGCAGAGATTGCTCAGTATAATTAATGTGTTTGAGAATTCTTACTGAGAAGTTTTAttagaaaattgttttaaaaccCAGGCATTTGCACTTTTAAATATGATACACCTTAGAAAGTTGTGTGATAAGGAAATAATTAACATACGCTTATGGTGTCTTTCTAGAGTGGCAAGCTTGTAACCAAGATGTTCCAGAAGATCCAAGAGTTAGTTGATGACAGAGATGCTCTTGTATTTGTACTGATTGATGAGGTATGATTCCAATAGCATTGTTGTACATAAAATATAGCAGAAAGGAGATTgatgggaaggagctgcagtaGTGCTCATTCATaaagaacaacaaaaccacaTTAATGCTATTTTGTAAGCTACCTGATTGTGCACATGAGTGAACTTTAGTCTTGACTGCTGCAGATTTGAGAGGTTTGGAAGGAACGTAGTGTGACTTAGCAGGGAAATCCCATCTGAGAATGAATTGAAACCTTTCTTGGTGGAATTTCCCTTGCTGCTGTATAAGTGGAATATTGTTTTATGCTTCAAAGTAGCCCAGATTTGCATTGTTTGGATCTGTTGTAAAGGTCTAAAAATCACAAATATGGTTCAGTTCATTGCTGTTAGATTTTCTTCAAACTTGTGTACGAAAGCAACTTAGTAAGTATGAACTTATTAGCTTTGTAATATTGGAGTTCCTGTGGGAAAGCTCACTCTAAATTCAACCTATTCATTATTCTGGTGGTGTGTCCCATTCTTCCACCTCCAGAATTTGAAATGAGGCTCCTTTCTGCTGTCTAAACAGGAGTTTCCCTCGCTACACTTTGCTTCCTTGATATGCCTTTCTTTCTCCCTGGAAATTCCTACCGAACAAAAGATTTTGAAGTTGTTTTAGCTAGTAGGCACAGGAATCTGAAGGAGTATTGCATGGGTTACCTTTTTGCTACCAGGACTCCAAAAGTGCagtctttttgggttttttggtatttggtgattctgttgttgttgtcttGGTtgactggtttgggttttttaggtgGAAAGCCTCACAGCAGCCCGCAGTGCCTTCAAGGCAGGCACAGAGCCTTCGGATGCTATTCGTGTGGTCAATGCTGTGCTAACACAAATAGACCAGATTAAAAGGTATTATTTGCATGTTATTGCAACAGCAAAAGGTAATTGACAGTTTCAGTATCCCAATTCCTGCTAAATTTCAGTTCCTACTTGGAATACTAAACCAGCTTAGTTAGTGAACTTGTCTTTGTTAATCATGctaattttgaaaagaaataggaGTAATCCCGCTGAGTATTTTACATGTACCTGAGTGGACAGCCAAGTTTATGGAGACAGTATACTTCCCctaaagacagagagagaaaaaggacagATCATCACAATGTCTGCTTGGAGAACAGACATCAAAATTGAAATGGAAAACATGTTGATTAAAGGTTCAAATTTACAATTATTTTCATAGTCTTTTTTTGCGTGTGTCGGAAGCCATTCCAGTAGGTGCTAGATAGTTAACATCACTTCTGAAATAGAATTAGAGGAACTATGGACACTTAAGAAACAGCTGAAGGAAAGAGACTATGCACTGAAATAGTCTGGTGATACCTGGCCAAGAGCTTCAGATCATTCTTGATTGACGAGAATGATGTGACAGCTTATTACATAAAATCATTTGAGTCATGGGAAGGAAGGTCTCAACCTGCCAGTCACAAAAGGAGATGAATCTTTTACACGTGAcctaaaaatctgtttttgtCTTGAAGGTATCCAAATGTTGTTATCCTGACTACTTCAAATATTACAGAGAAAATTGACATGGCCTTTGTAGACAGGGCTGACATAAAGCAATACATTGGACCTCCATCTACTGCAGCAATATTTAGAATATATCTTTCTTGCTTGGAAGAACTGATGAAGGTAATGCTTGAAAGCAAAACTGTGAATgtcatattttaataaattttacattttaatcaTACCTCCTaagtaacaaaaataataaaattcaatcattttctgtatttccactCTTACTgtagaatttaattttgaatgcatttatttttcatacaaCGGTGTAACTCTCCTTTCTAGTGTCAAATAATATATCCTCGACAGCAGCTTCTGACACTCAGAGAGCTTGAGATGATCGGTTTTGTAGAAAATAATGTGTCAAGGTTAAGCCTTGTACTAAAAGAAATCTCAAGGTAAGGTTCTGAAATTCTACTTTTTTTATGCATACATACTGAGTTATGGAATGATGTGCAAAAGTAACCAAATTTCCTAACAACTGGAGATCTGAAACAActgaatttttctctgtttgggATAGTGCAAAAACCTTCAGGCTACAAAATGTGGAAGCAATCACAGTTGTTAACACTTCTTAGTCTCAGATCTAGCCTGGCCTAGTACTGCTTCTGGTTTTTGCTCTGCCATTTGTAGTCCTCTTGACAGGTTGCTGGCTGGATTAGCCTTAGGTTTTGGTGGATGTTGGTAGTTGTAATGCACTTTAGAAGAAATAGCATGAGCTTTAGGTCCTGCTAAGTGTCTTGAAATGCCTTGACATCTGCTAGATTAGCATTTAGCATGGGGGGccagaaaaaagggggaaaggagtAAAGTGTAAATGGACAATTTTGTGGTTTGCTGTGAGCTAGTGAGTTTTTCCAGGCACAGAGGTTTGAATTTTAAGTACACAGAGTGGTGCCTGGAGAAGATGCAAACACACGAAGTGGGAGAGGTGAAGGAAACTGTGCAAATGGTGGGTAGAAGGAGACAGGCAGTGCCCATAAGGTCCAGCATTCAAAccagtttttttcccagtccttCCAAAAGTGATTGTGTCTGTACCACTCTGTACAGTGGTGGTAGAGATCCCCCCAGACTCATGAGATTGGCACAACGATGTGAAGGGCCTGATATAAGCACTGgcaggcagctgtgctgtgctgttgctGTGTGCTATGCTGTGTAG encodes:
- the TRIP13 gene encoding pachytene checkpoint protein 2 homolog yields the protein MDDAAGDLKQALPNVCNSVQIHVEVHQKSSSVAKKEDIRMSVLKLLNRHNIVFGDYKWTEFDDAFLNNNVQSVSIVDTELKLRDRQPIDLSISSLSLHIFHLNEEGPTSENLEEESEDITAAHHWMLPAAEFHGLWESLIYDTEVKSNLLDYVTTTLLFSDKNVDSNLISWNRVVLLHGPPGTGKTSLCKALAQKLTIRLSYRYRYGQLIEINSHSLFSKWFSESGKLVTKMFQKIQELVDDRDALVFVLIDEVESLTAARSAFKAGTEPSDAIRVVNAVLTQIDQIKRYPNVVILTTSNITEKIDMAFVDRADIKQYIGPPSTAAIFRIYLSCLEELMKCQIIYPRQQLLTLRELEMIGFVENNVSRLSLVLKEISRKSEGLGGRVLRKLPFLAHALYIQSPSVTMTTFLQALSLAVDKQFEEKKNLADCV